A section of the Cydia amplana chromosome 15, ilCydAmpl1.1, whole genome shotgun sequence genome encodes:
- the LOC134654805 gene encoding beta-1,3-glucan-binding protein-like, with amino-acid sequence MAVKELCCVFVALFCAGARADTSSYSVPEPTIQVFQPKGFRATIPDATNVVYFLIQGQLIKKDTSTKQDFHGGETGSPVEINGQRFWVVDLPEVQLEKGDKIEYLAFVAIKSDGYIRDNLEYTVDDFATFTPLPERVVYPQYPEVDGTTTKACEPSATRLQKGGTVCKGQVVFEEKFDTLNKDVWQVEHYIPTEHPEVPFVSYQASAVSVQNGELHITTSEQFNETASLYTNLDLGIGCTSGESDQCSVDQTEQSGRAVPPVISGRITSKLGFAFKYGTVSVRAKFPKGDWIYPEILLEPFLKKFGINSRNTGILKIVSARGNANLNKKLYGGPVLDSRCHDALLVTKPESETAWSNDFHVYSAKWTPESLVLSVDGEVYATVEPAANGLRGKLPETCSGVQANGIAPFNEFFYLTLGVAVGGDAEFHDSNDSSAPKPWRNGQVNAASNFWKDHSWKATWTQPELVVDFVKVEAL; translated from the exons ATGGCCGTCAAGGAGCTATGTTGCGTGTTCGTGGCTCTGTTCTGCGCCGGCGCAAGGGCTGATACGAGCAGTTACAGTGTTCCCGAACCAACCATCCAGGTTTTCCAACCGAAAGGTTTTCGGGCTACCATTCCTG ATGCCACAAATGTGGTATACTTCCTCATCCAAGGTCAATTGATCAAGAAGGACACCTCCACTAAACAAGACTTCCACGGCGGAGAGACCGGGTCTCCCGTGGAGATCAATGGCCAGAGGTTCTGGGTGGTGGACCTTCCCGAAGTCCAGCTAGAGAAGGGTGACAAGATTGAGTACCTCGCGTTTGTGGCCATCAAGAGCGACGGATACATCAGAGACAATCTTGAGTATACAGTTGATG ATTTCGCCACATTCACCCCACTACCCGAGCGGGTAGTATACCCTCAGTACCCTGAGGTCGATGGCACAACCACCAAGGCATGTGAGCCCTCGGCCACTCGCCTGCAGAAGGGAGGCACCGTTTGTAAGGGTCAGGTCGTGTTCGAGGAGAAATTCGACACGCTCAACAAGGACGTGTGGCAGGTTGAACACTACATCCCTACCGAACACCCG GAGGTTCCCTTCGTGTCATACCAGGCTTCAGCGGTGTCTGTGCAGAACGGAGAGCTGCACATCACCACCTCGGAGCAGTTTAACGAGACCGCTTCTTTATATACCAACTTGGATCTCGGCATTGG ATGCACATCCGGAGAATCAGACCAGTGCTCAGTGGACCAAACCGAGCAGAGCGGACGAGCAGTCCCGCCCGTAATCAGCGGCCGTATCACCAGCAAGCTCGGATTCGCCTTCAAGTACGGCACGGTCAGCGTCAGAGCCAAGTTCCCCAAGGGCGATTGGATCTACCCAG agaTATTGCTTGAGCCGTTCTTGAAGAAGTTCGGCATCAACAGCAGGAACACTGGTATTCTGAAGATAGTCAGCGCTCGTGGCAACGCTAACCTGAATAAG AAGCTGTACGGAGGCCCCGTCTTGGACTCGAGATGCCACGACGCCCTGCTGGTCACGAAACCCGAGTCGGAGACGGCCTGGAGTAATGACTTCCACGTGTATTCTGCCAAGTGGACTCCTG AATCTCTGGTCCTGTCCGTGGACGGCGAGGTTTACGCGACCGTGGAGCCGGCCGCTAACGGCCTGCGGGGCAAGCTTCCTGAGACCTGCTCCGGCGTCCAAGCCAATGGCATTGCGCCCTTCAACGAATTC TTCTATCTAACCCTCGGCGTAGCAGTGGGAGGTGACGCCGAATTCCACGACTCGAACGACTCTAGCGCCCCCAAACCCTGGAGGAATGGCCAGGTCAACGCCGCGTCCAATTTCTGGAAGGACCACTCCTGGAAGGCAACCTGGACCCAGCCCGAGCTGGTGGTCGACTTCGTGAAGGTCGAAGCTTTGTGA